In Triticum aestivum cultivar Chinese Spring chromosome 5B, IWGSC CS RefSeq v2.1, whole genome shotgun sequence, the following proteins share a genomic window:
- the LOC123112372 gene encoding uncharacterized protein isoform X3, producing MVQRRRDLDGCLLAHLGTAELEDKERSRKDHTHPPLELEVLEKLRCSKEAAPNRTIVFIFQVERSISTIMMPKLIRLVVCSPCSSLSSGEVDLDSSAASPTTRRTPYPRHLLFGCESVQESWVQLMPMSVAALDTALSLRADWSLFFALNPIF from the exons ATGGTTCAGCGACGACGAGATCTAGATGGCTGCCTGCTCGCCCATCTTGGCACCGccgagctcgaggacaaggaaagGTCGA GAAAAGATCATACCCACCCACCCCTGGAGCTGGAGGTGTTGGAGAAGTTGAGATGCAGCAAAGAAGCGGCTCCAAATCGAACTATTGTATTTATTTTCCAGGTGGAG AGGTCAATCTCGACCATCATGATGCCTAAGCTAATAAGGTTGGTGGTGTGCTCTCCTTGCAGCAGCCTGAGCTCCGGCGAGGTTGACCTGGACAGCTCGGCAGCGTCACCGACG ACTCGAAGGACACCATATCCAAGGCACCTCCTCTTCGGTTGTGAGAGTGTCCAGGAGTCGTGGGTGCAGCTAATGCCTATGTCTGTGGCCGCACTTGACACTGCCCTCTCTTTAAGG GCTGATTGGAGCCTATTTTTTGCTTTAAATCCTATTTTTTGA
- the LOC123112372 gene encoding uncharacterized protein isoform X1 has translation MVQRRRDLDGCLLAHLGTAELEDKERSRKDHTHPPLELEVLEKLRCSKEAAPNRTIVFIFQVERSISTIMMPKLIRLVVCSPCSSLSSGEVDLDSSAASPTTRRTPYPRHLLFGCESVQESWVQLMPMSVAALDTALSLRVHIIFYNSAIFCQVFIILPSLVLICIV, from the exons ATGGTTCAGCGACGACGAGATCTAGATGGCTGCCTGCTCGCCCATCTTGGCACCGccgagctcgaggacaaggaaagGTCGA GAAAAGATCATACCCACCCACCCCTGGAGCTGGAGGTGTTGGAGAAGTTGAGATGCAGCAAAGAAGCGGCTCCAAATCGAACTATTGTATTTATTTTCCAGGTGGAG AGGTCAATCTCGACCATCATGATGCCTAAGCTAATAAGGTTGGTGGTGTGCTCTCCTTGCAGCAGCCTGAGCTCCGGCGAGGTTGACCTGGACAGCTCGGCAGCGTCACCGACG ACTCGAAGGACACCATATCCAAGGCACCTCCTCTTCGGTTGTGAGAGTGTCCAGGAGTCGTGGGTGCAGCTAATGCCTATGTCTGTGGCCGCACTTGACACTGCCCTCTCTTTAAGGGTGCATATCATTTTTTATAACTCTGCTATCTTTTGCCAAGTCTTTATTATCTTGCCTAGCCTTGTACTGATATGTATTGTTTGA
- the LOC123112372 gene encoding uncharacterized protein isoform X2, with amino-acid sequence MAACSPILAPPSSRTRKGRVRRSGKDHTHPPLELEVLEKLRCSKEAAPNRTIVFIFQVERSISTIMMPKLIRLVVCSPCSSLSSGEVDLDSSAASPTTRRTPYPRHLLFGCESVQESWVQLMPMSVAALDTALSLRVHIIFYNSAIFCQVFIILPSLVLICIV; translated from the exons ATGGCTGCCTGCTCGCCCATCTTGGCACCGccgagctcgaggacaaggaaagGTCGAGTACGTCGATCTG GAAAAGATCATACCCACCCACCCCTGGAGCTGGAGGTGTTGGAGAAGTTGAGATGCAGCAAAGAAGCGGCTCCAAATCGAACTATTGTATTTATTTTCCAGGTGGAG AGGTCAATCTCGACCATCATGATGCCTAAGCTAATAAGGTTGGTGGTGTGCTCTCCTTGCAGCAGCCTGAGCTCCGGCGAGGTTGACCTGGACAGCTCGGCAGCGTCACCGACG ACTCGAAGGACACCATATCCAAGGCACCTCCTCTTCGGTTGTGAGAGTGTCCAGGAGTCGTGGGTGCAGCTAATGCCTATGTCTGTGGCCGCACTTGACACTGCCCTCTCTTTAAGGGTGCATATCATTTTTTATAACTCTGCTATCTTTTGCCAAGTCTTTATTATCTTGCCTAGCCTTGTACTGATATGTATTGTTTGA
- the LOC123112372 gene encoding uncharacterized protein isoform X4, with protein sequence MAACSPILAPPSSRTRKGRVRRSGKDHTHPPLELEVLEKLRCSKEAAPNRTIVFIFQVETRRTPYPRHLLFGCESVQESWVQLMPMSVAALDTALSLRVHIIFYNSAIFCQVFIILPSLVLICIV encoded by the exons ATGGCTGCCTGCTCGCCCATCTTGGCACCGccgagctcgaggacaaggaaagGTCGAGTACGTCGATCTG GAAAAGATCATACCCACCCACCCCTGGAGCTGGAGGTGTTGGAGAAGTTGAGATGCAGCAAAGAAGCGGCTCCAAATCGAACTATTGTATTTATTTTCCAGGTGGAG ACTCGAAGGACACCATATCCAAGGCACCTCCTCTTCGGTTGTGAGAGTGTCCAGGAGTCGTGGGTGCAGCTAATGCCTATGTCTGTGGCCGCACTTGACACTGCCCTCTCTTTAAGGGTGCATATCATTTTTTATAACTCTGCTATCTTTTGCCAAGTCTTTATTATCTTGCCTAGCCTTGTACTGATATGTATTGTTTGA